From the genome of Caldisericum sp.:
TCCTGAATTGCATCATTATATCCCCAAAGTGTTGGAGGAATTGGATTCTTTGCAACAACTGCTGTTCCTTTGTAAAGTTGGTCAACAATTGCTTTTTTGTTAATGGCATAGTTGATTGCCTGTCTTACTCTCACATCACCAAAAGGTTTTTCGAAACCTGGAGTATCCGTTCCCATGTTCATCGCAAGATAACCTACATTAAGGCCTGGTTCGCTAAGAATTTGAAGATTTGCATCTTGCTCGATTTTTGCTAAGTCGTCTGGGTTGGGGAATTCCATACCCTGGACTTCACCTTTTTGAAGAGAAAGAAGCCTTTGTGATGCATCAGGGATAACTTTGAAGATTAACTGGTCAATTTTTGCCTTTTCTCCCCAGTAATCAGGATTCTTTTCAAGGGTAATGTGATCTCCTTTAACCCATTCGACAAATTTGAAAGGACCAGTTCCTACTGGATGTGCAAACCATTGGTCTCCCCATTTCTCGCAATTTGTAGGACTCACGATGTATGCTGTAAACATCGCCATTGTGCTCAAGAATGGTGCAAATGGGTGATTAAGAGTAATTTTTACAGTGTAATCATCGACTTTCTCAGTCTTCTTGATTTCGCTAAAGCACCACTGCCAGTACTCCCACTTGCCATACTTGTGGAACGGATGATTTGGATCTCTCTGTCTTTCAAATGAGAAAACTACAGCATCAGCGTTGAACGGTGTTCCATCGTGGAATTTTACACCTTGCCTGAGATAGAAAGTCCATACAAGCCCATCGGGTGAAACATCCCACTTTGTTGCAAGCCAGGGTTCAACTTCTGTTGTGCCTGGTTTGTAACGCACAAGTCCTTCAAAAATGTTGTTCATAACTGTTACGGATTCACCATCAGTAACATCTGCTGGGTCAAGTTCTACAGCGTCACCACCTTTTGCAAAGACAAGTGTGACAGGTTGTGCTGCTTGCTTACAACCTGCAAACAGGCTTACTACCATCAGTGTGGTAATAAATAGTACCAATACTTTTTTCATCCTTTCGCCTCCTTTGTTTAGTTTCTTCTTTTCTTATTTCTTAGAGGTAATTATATGAAAAAAGTTTTTGAAGTCAAGATTTTAATTTAAATTTCTTTGATTTTAGAACGATATTTGTGCCGATTGAATGTCCGAT
Proteins encoded in this window:
- a CDS encoding ABC transporter substrate-binding protein, with product MKKVLVLFITTLMVVSLFAGCKQAAQPVTLVFAKGGDAVELDPADVTDGESVTVMNNIFEGLVRYKPGTTEVEPWLATKWDVSPDGLVWTFYLRQGVKFHDGTPFNADAVVFSFERQRDPNHPFHKYGKWEYWQWCFSEIKKTEKVDDYTVKITLNHPFAPFLSTMAMFTAYIVSPTNCEKWGDQWFAHPVGTGPFKFVEWVKGDHITLEKNPDYWGEKAKIDQLIFKVIPDASQRLLSLQKGEVQGMEFPNPDDLAKIEQDANLQILSEPGLNVGYLAMNMGTDTPGFEKPFGDVRVRQAINYAINKKAIVDQLYKGTAVVAKNPIPPTLWGYNDAIQDYEYNPEKAKELLKEAGYPNGFKTKLWAMPVSRPYMFDPQKIATAIQADLKAVGIDAEIVTYDWGTYLQKTENGEHPMALLGWTADYADPDDFLYVLLDSDSATVGTAGNIAFYRNPEVHNLNIQAQRETDQAKRAELYKKVQEIVHNDAPWVPLAHAKQILVFNKSVKGFVLYPTGDYHFETVTITK